The following is a genomic window from Microtus pennsylvanicus isolate mMicPen1 chromosome 3, mMicPen1.hap1, whole genome shotgun sequence.
ctctctctctctctctctctctctcatttttctgtgtgtagtcctggctgccctggaactcgcactgtagaccaggctggcctcaaactcacagagatccgccttctctgcctcccgagtgctggggttaagggtgtacaccaccactgccttcagttttctttttcccaacCAATGGAATGATTCCAAGAAATAAGCACACAGGTTAAAAGGCTATGTAAACTGTTTgaagtttatttataaattacaaGGATACACTTACTAGGgctggcatttaaaattttttacccTTCTTTGCTTTTTAACTTAGCTAAAATTCTTGCTTGCTCTTATTTTGAAAGTAATTATTGTCtatgctagggactgaacccgaGGCTTCCTTGCCCTCACCCAAGATTGCCAAATTAATTTTACTTCCACCAACCTATTTGCTCTTGGCCATAGCAAGGCAAAGACCAGTGCATCCTtccctggataggagggtgggttcATCTCAGGAGACCCTCAAGGAAGCAATGGAAGCATTTGTTCTGGTCAGCTCAGGCCGGTGTGGAGCAGAGGAACTGGTGTCCTTCTTGGAGTGTTGCCTTCATCTCATTGAACTGAGCCAACTGGCAGGCCTCTTCCAGTCCCAGCCAGCGGTAGGCTTGATGCTCCTGGGAGAGGCAGATCTCTACATTGTAGTCTTTCACCTCTGCCAGCCAGTAAATCACTGTTTTCGGCTTCTTCCAGGCCACATAGTTGAGCTCCCTTCTGAATCCCTCAATGATGGTCAGCTGGCTTGCTTCTATGCCTGTTTCCTCCCGAGTCTCTCGCAAGGCTGTTTCCAAGTCAGTCTCTCCAAGGTCCACATGGCCTGGgtaggaggaaataaagaagaatCTGACTTTCAGGACAGGTGGTAGAAAGCCAGGGACCTTCCTGGGAGTGCCTGGGCTAAAGGCAGGCTGCGGGTCACGGTACCCTAATATCCCTAGGGAGGCTGTAAGGCAGACCGTGTCAGTTCTCAGGTCTGAGAAATCCCTCCTTCCTACTCCATCTTTGTAGAGAGTGACAAAAATGTGCTTGGCAGGTCAGATTCAGATATTGCTTCGTTATTGCTGTGCCACGTGTCACACTTGGGGCTGTGTGCACAGGAGGAAGgcgctctaccactaagctacagccCCATCCCAGAACACGGACTGCCTTCTGGTGTCCGCGAGATGGCTTTCCTCAGATCTCTGCTTTCCCATTCCTTTGAGTTTTCTCCCTATTTTACTCACAGGGACCCCTTTTCTTGGAGACCTTAAAGTAATTTTGTAAGGAGAGGCAGTCTCTTGCAGAGTGGGGGCCAGCTGAAAGCCCCAGTGAGGACTCAACACTCTACAGTAAACAGGCGCAAGCCCCGTACTGCTGCCCAGCAGCTGTTTCCAAGTAGCCATCAAGGCGTTCTCAAATTGTTTTCATCCTCCTAACTGAGCAAGGCCAGATTTCAGACTCACAGGGAAAGTCGTGATGGGAACTTAAGACTACGGACAAGCCAAGAGCCAGTTCTAAGAAAATTTGTTGGCAAGACCCAAATCAAAGCCGACAGCTGCCAAGAAACTGTTGCAGCAACACTTGAAGCTCTGCAGACTGTGGTGGCCCCCAGCTTTACCCCTAGGCCTTTCCCACAAATTCTTAGTGTCCCAGAAGGGCCCAGAAGCAATGAAAAGGTTCTGTTAACCTGTATCTCCTCCTGGCTCTGGCAAGTTGCTGAGGGGCCCTCCTAGTTCAGTCAGGAGCTCATGAGGAGCAGGAACTGACAGCTGTTCCCTCGTTGGCCTGAAGGTGGAGCTATACACTAGGAGTTCTACCTCTCAGGGGTCTGGGCAGCAGCCTAGAGGCTGCTGAAAGGAAAATAGGAACTTGGCACTTCTGGAATCCATTCTAGCCACCCGCTTCCGGAGAAAGTTTTTGTGCACACCACTTCCTACGGTGTGCACACACCGCACTGATAATGTATTGAGGAAGAAAAGTAGGAGGGGCCAGAAGACACTGATTCAGGGTGCACACCCCCACACAGCTATCTGCAAATCTTAGGATACCCGCCCAGGAACTCTTCAGTCTGCTGCCCACCAATGCTAGCAGGGTAACTTCATCCCAGGTCAGAGACAAAGATGATTAGGAGAGGTCCTTTGACATCTCCAAGTGAGAGGACCCGCAATGTGACTCCGGTGATCAGAAGATAAGTGTGAACACTCCTAGCTACAGTAATTTGTGGCACCTCTCTCTTACCCTGTTCTTCCCTGTGCAACTCAAATGTGCAAAAACTTCTTTTCTGTTGccatgtcttgttttctttcaatcTCAGCTGTCTGTCTATgcctccccatcctacccttctgtTTTTATCTGTCGGGGCTGTTGACTCTGGGGCCTCATCCCAGAAAGTGCCAGAGCCAATCTGTTATTGCTCACTGGGACCATCCCAATGGCCTCAATCAAAGATGGCTTCATCCCCATCTGAAGCAGAGTTGgattaaataaagacattttaatgtAAGTGTagcatgagaattttttttttccttttttggcgtttcaagacaggatttctctgtgtagtcctagctgtcttggaactaacttgttctatagatcaggctggccttgaattcagagacccggctgcctctgcctctgctgggattaaaggtgttagccaccattgcccggcaacATCAGAATTAACAGAAAAAGAGGCAGTCAGAAAAAGTAAGACACACCCAATAGCATGAGTGGGCTTCTAAGAAGAGTTATGAAAATACATACTCAGATGGCACGGGCTCAGGGGGCACTCCGTTCACCTCTTCTCACATAGTCTGCCTTCTCTTTTAGGAACATCCAAGGGGATCTTTTGTACCCTTAAAATAGCATCCAGAATGCTAGTGAATGAAAACCTACTTACATATACATCTTGGCCATGTCAAAGGTTCCAGGCCACTGGACTTTCTTTACCTTTTTGCCTTTTGAAGACCTAACTAGCTCTGTCCCGGGTGCTCAGTGAGGAGCCCAGGCAAAGGTGGCTGCTGAGACTACAAGCCCAAGGTCTCTATGATCTTCACGGCCTCTTGGTCTGAGAAGGACCCTTCCATTCCTGCCAGAATATGCCAGTGGCCTATGACCAGGAAAGCCAGCTGCTCTGCGCCTCTAACAGCCCCGAACTCATACTCCCTGGACGTGTGGTCCACAAAAGAAAACCCTAGTGACAGGAACACTAAACAAAGACGCAAAGGATCTTATCAAGTTAAATCAGAAAAAGGGCAGGAAGAAAACATGGGATTTTTTAAGTCAAGCTCTACTTTGGTAGATGAAAAACTCAGAAAGGTAGGCACACAGCCGTCATTTTACTCAGTTTCGACAGTCCCAAGTCCTGGCCCAGTGGCTCTTCTCCTGTCTAGCCATGCATGGGCTGGAGCACAGGTGAATGACAGAAATACACCAGGTGCTTTGTCTCCTGGGTCAGCTGCAGAATCCTATTTCTAGGTCTGGGCTGGCCTAGAGACCTCATACATAGAAAAGATTAAGTGCTCTtgcctctcccacctcctcctgcTGTACCCTTACTGGGAAACAAGCCTTGTAGGGAGTCTGTCAGGGTGGATTCCTGAGCAGAGCTCGGCATTTCCCCAAAAAGCTAACCCCTGTGCCCGTACCTTTGGGAGGAGTCCAGTGGTGAATGCCATTTGATGCCTGCAGCAGCAGGAACTCAATTGTGCTGTTGTCCACCTTGGGAATAAGGTGTCTTCGGAAGATGATCAAGCCACATGCTCTCAGGGCCATGCTCTCTCTATGAAGTTAAAAAAGAAGTGAAACACTGGGAAGCTGTACACAACAGGAAAATCCACACATGGGGCATAGCTGGAGAATAGGAAGGACTGGCTAACAGTGATCTCAACCCACAAAAGGACAGACAGCATGCCAAGAAATGGAGGTTAGTTTCTTAGTTTTGCTAttgttgagaaaatgcctctagaAGATTAGTCTGTAGGCAAGtggaatattttcttgattaatggttgatgtaggaagacccagcACACCGAAGGTGGGGTCATCCTTAGGTAGggggtataagaaagcaggctggccaGACAGTGGTGATATGAGTCTTTCAGTCCTAGCACTGGaaagaccaaggcaggcagatctctgagttcaaggccagcctggtaaaaaaagtgagttctaggacagccagggctacacacagaaaccctgtctcaaaaaactaaaactaaaacaaaaaactgaaaatatgtgtatatacatacatacatacatacatacatataaataaaacaggctgaacagccaggcatggtagtgtatacctttaatcccagcactcaggagggaggagaaagaggcaggtggaattctgtgagttcgaggcccagcctggtctacagagtcagttccagcagtttcaggacagtcaagggtacacagaaaaaaccctgtctcaaaatcaatcaATCGATTGAtagatcaatcaatcaatcaatcagccTGAGCAAGCcaagtaagcagtgttcctccatgttctctgttttagtttctgccttgagttccctgcATGACAAACTATAAACTCtaagctgaaataagccctttcctccccaagttgcttttggttatggtgtttgtcacagcaataagaacaTAACTAATACAGAGGGGCATCCAGGGTTAGGAACGAAGCTTTGTCTGTAACTACTACAGGACCCTGATAACCACCCGCATCAAGGGGCTTCTACCCTGAGGTTCAGGTCTCCCTGTGAAACTTAAGACTCGTTTGTATGCATTATGAGACTACAGGGACTCAGCAACTAACTCACTGAAACAGAAAAGACACTAGGAACGTGTTACAGTTAAGCTCACAATCCCATTTCCCTCAGCCTATATCCCGAGTCCTTAAAGCAGAGACTCCAGTGGGGTCACTTAGGTAGTCTGATACACCATGACACTTTTGTTCATTTCTCAGTCTCACATTCATGTCTATTAAGTCAAATATGCATTTGGtccaaatgaaaagtaaaaaccaccaatggttaaaaaaagaaagagggaaggaaggaaggaaggaaggaaggaaggaatctctCCTTCACTATCACGATTGTTCACAGCATGAATCTGGGGCCTAGACTTGGAGGATAACAGTTCTACCTAAAGAGGCTGCTATGAGGGCTGCGTAATCACCAtttagttttcttccttctttttctcattaatgcagctctggctggcctcaaattcacagagctccacctgcctctgtctccagacttCTTAACTGTGATACAATTCTATAGTGATTTAGAAAGTGCCTCGCACATACTAAAACCTCAGTAGATTTCTGTGGAATAATATCTGGAAGGgggccactgagatggctcaaGGGGTAACCAAGGGTGAAATGCTTGCTGCAGAAGCCTGACAACCCATGTAAAGAGTTCACACCagaaaagttgttctctgacctttacacatgTGCTATGCAGTGCAGGggaacatgcatgtgcacatacacacgcacacatagagCTAAgaaatcacaaaggaaaaatgtGATAGGCAACAATGTGACCTCCTCTGAGGGATTCTCATAGGCTTACTGAAAGAAGGGGTGTCTGAGGAGAGAAACAAGAGACAAAAGACAAGTCcatgaagggaggaggggagaatgtGGTTCAAGGTGGAGGGTAGCACCCTGGGCAGTAAGGTACTGAAGTAGGATGGCAGAACCAAAAGAAAGCTACGTGCTATTTCCTTGCTggtgtgatggcgcacacctgcaatcccagcacgacagaggcagaagcaggaggatcactgaagATTTGCAGAcggcctggactacatagcaaaaccttgtctcaaactaaAGAATAAACAAAGAGAGGAACTCTTGGCTGTCAAAGGCATAAGAGTCAGGCCCACACCCCTCTTCTGAGTAATTCTCAGGATTGCTATCAAGTGCTATTTTAGGGATTTCTCACAAATAAACCAAacaccttttcctctcctctcctttttgcttcttttttacttatttatttaggtttttttttttttgtggttggaATCAAAAAGaagcttcatgcatgttaggctTATCACCAAGCTACAGACACCCAAACCATTCTAAAATGGTGGGTGGGAAGGTCTTAAGAACTAGAAATGAACtcagtgttttgttgttgcttttgttcactttgtgtgtgtgtgttgtttgggggttttttgggggaggggggggacgacaaggtttccctgtgtagccttggctgtcctgtaatttgctttgtggaccaggatggcctcaaactcagagatcctcttgcctctgcctaccaagtgttggaattaaaggtgtgcaccacctggtatatcactttttaaaagcattgGTGTGGGAATGGTTAGTGACATTTCAGTATATACATCTATGTCTGTggcacacacgcgcgcgtgcacacacacacaccattaaaaatgGGATAGAACCAAATGTTTTGgctgtaagaaaatatttttggatatattaattgaaaaaattatGGTACAGAATATGTATAATGAGATCTTTTTTGAGTTAAAAAATTCATATGTAAAGTAGTAGTACATAGGCTTTTATGAAACACCATGTTCTATTTTCCTGGACTCCTTCTTTATGCTGAGAACACTTCCCATTCTGGAAGCCACAAAGAACACCTTGTCACTGCAGAACTACTGAACAAGTATTTTAATCACTGGCTTAGAGTTTATGTAGAAACTATGATCCTATATCCTTCCTACAATTAGAAAGTAATAAATGTAGGGTACCTTCCTCTTGCCTCTTGAAGAGCTCCATATAATGAATGCCAGAGCCCTAGGAAACCTCAGAAATCTAAaactaggccgggcggtggtggcgcatacctttaatcccagcactcgggaggcagaggcaggcggatctctgtgagttcgaggccagcctggtctaaagaatgagtttcaggacaggctccaaagctacagagaaaccctgtctcaaaaaaagaaaaataaaataaaaataaagacaaaaagaaaaaaaacagagcatGAAAATAGAAAGATACCTTCATGAAGGACAGGAATGACAGGTCTTGGGTGGCCATGTAGACCCATAAAAAAGAGGAAAGGCTAGTATTTTCCTTTGGAGAGGAATGGGAGTAGGGAGAAAGTCTTAGCATAGTAGAAAAGGTGCATTCTAGCAGTGTGTAAAGAAGCGGCACTGAAGAAACAGTCTGGCCTATAATCTGATCAGACAGCTAAGGAAAGATGCTGATTCTATGTATGCTTGACTCACAGGGAAGACAATCTTCTAAAAAGGGAGAACTCCCCATTGCCCTTTCAATTGGCTTAAACCAGCTGTGTGTACTAGAAGCCTATTCTCAACTCATATAGACAACTCTTCCTGCTTAACCCTTTGAAAACTATTGCTTATTTATAGTTATTGTTGTGGGGGCTATAGGTATGACATGgcacatgtgtgaaattctctcCTGTTTTTATCTGTTCCAGTGATTGAACTCATTGTCCAGCTtaacagcaagcattttacatCTTAAGCCACATTGCTGGCcccatttctttgctttattttggtttctttctgtgtaacagccctagctgtcctggaactagctctgtagaccaggctgacctcaaactcacagagatctacctgcctctgcctcctgagtgctaggtttaaaggtgtgcaccgacATGCCCatctaataattttattttctatgcattgatgttttgcctgcatgtatgtctgtgtgagggtgtcaggtcccctggtactagagttacagacagttgtgagctgccatgtgggtgctgggaatgaatctaggtcctctggaagaataggcAGTGCTTTttatggctgagccatctctccagccctaatttaactttttgtttgtttgtttgagacagggttttgctgtagttttggagcctatcctggaactcgctctgtagaccaggctggcctcgaatgcagagatccacctgcctctgcctcccaagtgctgggattaaaggtgtgcaccaccactgcccagctctacttttaacttttgaaatAGCTCAAGTGTTACCTTTTTAGTGAGGTCTTCAGGCTTGTAATAACTCTATAAATCTCTACTTATTAGATGCCATCAGAGAAGACTCTGACTCACAGACACTTGGGATCTGGACACGAGGCAAGTACTCTAACCACTATCCTATCTTCCTAGCCCTTGGTTTTTCACGATGGGATACTGCTATATAGTTCATGCTTGGTCTTGAGCTTATTATGTAGTTCAAGCTAGCCTCAATTttgagatcctcctacctcagcacAAACTATGTCCAGCTCAGgtttatattttgtgtattttgagaGCTAGTAGAGAAATCATGCAAGCCAGTCACCTCCACATCTGCTGCTGGGCCTAAAGCCTAGTAGTACTAGCAATCTGGGGGCGGGGCTAGACGTGAAGTAGAGGACAGCAAGGAAACTACAACATGTGAGAGCACATGGAGACAGTGAGCACATCTGGAAGTCATGAAGATAAACGACAACCCTAGACTTCCTTTCATTGTTTCTAGGCTTGGTGACACAGATGGCAGTGGGTAAAACCAGAGCCCTCCAGAGATGGAGGCCATCTTAGAGCGGAAGAGGAGGATTCAGTATGAGCTGAGATTTCTTCAGGCCTAGATGCTGTCTTTCATCAGCAAGGCGAGTCAGCAGACTGGTACAAAGATGTGTGCACTACAGCCATGCCAGCTCTGTGCTGCACAACATCCTGGCTGTTTCACTCCAGCTTTCCAGATCGCATGCAGACATTTGCTGTGGGCAGTACTGAGCTAGAACCATTAAGAAGgggattctggggctggagatttggctcagtgcttaagaaagCACTTACTTGTTCTTggaaaggatccaggttcaattcccaacatccacatggagGCTCTCCCCTCCTTGGGcgctaggcatgcatgtggttcacagacatatatgcatataaaacactcatgcacacacacacacacacacacacacacacacacacacaatccttaaaaaagagatttctgggaaatgtagttccaGTATAGCTAGAGTCACCCAGTACAAAGCCACTTTAAGTATGCATCCCTTGTAAGGTAAGTCTCTGTTGGTACCTCTGGCGAGAAAGAACCAGACTCAGTCTGTTTCCTTGGGACCCAGCTCAGAAGCTCAACAGATGTTCATTGACTCAACAGAACtctttccccacctcccactGAAACAAATGTTTAAGTATGTTCTGGGGCCCTGGGAAACAGCTCAGTGTTTTCTTGAAGAGTGCCATTTGCATAAAAGTCAATGGAGCTATTGttggttttctggttttttggAGAAGAAGGAGCTGGAACTATCTAGGGGCTTGATAGTATTCAGCTCTCATACATTCTCCAAGTGTATTCAAACCTCAGGGGGTTAAAGAACACAGCATCCAATATGCAAATATGCCTGCAGCCAGGATTGCAGAGGTGAGAACTCCAGGCTGACAGCAGGCAATTCACACTTCAGAAAAGTGGCAGAGTGCCTGAGGTggttagaagaaaagaaaagaaaaaaaaaccctcaatgtCATCACAAGGTTCCAGAAGCTAAGGAAAAATGCTCTTGACTTTCTCCACACACAGAATTTCCTCAGTCTAGGATAttcggggggggggagggggttacAGACAAACGGCCATGCTGCCATGGTCCAACAATTCATCAAATTAATCAAGAATGCTACTGCAGTTACCTGCAAAAGCTCTcacaaacacatatttttatttgcttgcttatttattttgtggggcCAGAGCGTGAACTCAGACTTCACACATGTGAGGTAAGCACTCTCCAACTGAGCCATACCTTCAGTCTTTACATAACAGATTCCCTAGACCCTCCTCACATCCCTTAAACCAGTGTTTCAAGCCACTCTGCTGTCCGGCATCAAGACTGTGTCACCTACACTGCAGCTTTTAACTACTAAAGTTGCTACAGGGCAACCCTgtaaggccaggcatggtggcacatgcctgtaatcctagcattcaggagactgaacTTGTGTtacagatcttgtctcaaacaaacaagttcAAAGGaggattctttccttttcttttcttttcttttttctttgttttgtttctctgagtaacactggctgtcctggaactcactttatagaccaggctggcctcgaacttggagATCCATCCTCTGCCCACTAagcattgggattagaggtgggtaccaccaccgcccagaaaAGGACGATCATTTAAGACCTATGTTTAGTTTATAAGGAAAcagatttttaagacagggtctcactgtatagctcagaTGGAGaaatgtagaccaagctggtcttgtaTTCAGAGACCTCTCTGCCTTCCGAATGAAGACGAAGGCCTGCACTAATGTGCCTTTCTAAAGCTGAGATCTTAAGAAAGAGTAAGCCAGACTTAGTGACACACACCTTGCACGGGTAGCCTcaatacttggaaggcagagaggcagcagTATTAGGATATCAAGGCCAGCTTTCACTACATATAAACTTGAGGTCTTCTGGACCAcataaatcctgtctcaaaaagtaaaataaacataaagattaaaatacTTGCCTAGTGGCATAAATGGCTGGTAATATGATTTGAATCCAGAGAAATCTAACTCCAaagcttgtaatttttttttaacagttctgCTTATCATGAAATAGAGTTAAAGGTACACATGGCTCTGAGAACATGCACAAGTGATTAATAAAATCACCACCAGTTTTAAAACTCCTTTGTCTTTAATCTGGACTCATCTGGAGACTGTTTAGGATGTCTGGCTGAAACTTTTCCACAAAACAGGTTTTAAGCAGGGAAGATGGAGGTAACCAAAGCCAAGTTAGGTAGGGAAAGTGTCTCCTGAAGCTCCTAAAAGTCCAATTTGACAAGGGTGTCCTTGACTTCACTGCTGTTTTCTAAGAAATAGGAACCTAAAACCACAGGTTTTTGCCTAAATCTGGTGTCTAGAAAATTTGCACATGCTCCTGAAGAGGAAGAGCAACTCTGCTTGCTCCCAAGCAGCTCCATGGGACTCCCTGCCCATGGCCTCCTCTACtacttccttctttgttcttGGAGGAAGAATGAAGCATCTGTCCAGATAAAGATTtcttgtaataaaaataaaaggaagaaaagaaaaaaaagaaaaaatcctagttatatgaaaatattagaaacaaagaaaatggtcccccaaCTCTACCTTTCTCTGggcctctgcttcctctctgggaGATCAAGCTGCTGAATCACTTTGCAAACTTGGCTATTTGGCTGAGGGAGAAAACAGGAGAGTTTTACCTGCAATGACACACCGGCTTCTAGGATCAGGGCAAAGTCAAACAAGGTTGGAACAAAAATGTTTCTTAGGGAAATTTTGTTATGTGGCCTTTTGGTGCCACCTGCTGTTCAGCTATGGGAAGGAACCCTAAGTGATTCTGATACTGGCGCCTACAGAGGGATTTCCCATCTGTTGCCTGCTGAATGTGTACAGCTGGACAGAAGGGTGAATGTGAAACTGAACACTACAAATCTCTCACGTTCCAGAGGTTCACAGTCCAGTGAAAGCAAACGGCATTCAGACAGATGTTACAAAGTGTTTCATACATCATAAGGATGTAtgtaagacagaaagacaggctggccaggcagtgatggtgcacgcctttactcccaacactcatgaggagaggcagaggaaggcagacctctgagttaaaggccagcctcgtctacagagttccaggacagccagggctacacagagaaaccctgtctgggtatgggaggggaaaaaagacagTGAAAAAGATCTTTAGGTCAAAGGAGTACCTCGTaaggatgtgcatgtgtgcatgcgtttTTCACCTGGGTGTTAGGGTCAAACTTAGGCCCTCACACCCATACA
Proteins encoded in this region:
- the Nudt2 gene encoding bis(5'-nucleosyl)-tetraphosphatase [asymmetrical], whose amino-acid sequence is MALRACGLIIFRRHLIPKVDNSTIEFLLLQASNGIHHWTPPKGHVDLGETDLETALRETREETGIEASQLTIIEGFRRELNYVAWKKPKTVIYWLAEVKDYNVEICLSQEHQAYRWLGLEEACQLAQFNEMKATLQEGHQFLCSTPA